In the genome of Luteitalea pratensis, the window GGCTTGCACCTCCGCGGCCTGTTCCTGCACCAGCCGACGCCGTACGTAGGCGTCGTAGTAGGCACGGTACAGGCTCTGCTGGAAGCGCCAGTTCAGGAGATCGCGGGGCGCCGCCGTCCGTTCCATCGCCTGGAATTTCGCCAGCGTCCGCTCGACGCCAACGTTACCGGCCAGCGGGCCGCGCCAGTTCTCCTCGAGCCCGAAAATCGCGTCCGAAAGCGGCTCGGCATACGTCGGGCCGACGAAATAGCGAGCGTACTGCCGGACCGTCTCGCGTACATCGCCCTTCGGATTCCAGCCGAGGCCGCTCCACACGAACTTGTTCAGGTCGTCGTTGCAGCCCTCCGAGTACGTCAGGAAGTCTGGTGAAACGGCGAGCCAGCGCTGGAACACCGCCGCCTGATCGAGCGGCCGAGGGTTGATCGGCTCGCGATCGAGCGTGCGCACGTAGGCCACGTCCCAGAGTGGCACCGGGTACTCGGCGCGAATCGTATGTGTGATGTCGGGATAGCGACGGAGCTTGTACTGCGGGGGAATGCGCTTGCGGACGGTGGCGAGCGAGTCGCGGTTCTGCGGGCCGATGACGATGCCGGTGAGCCAGGCGGGTTGCTTCGCCATGAGCCCGTAGAACGTCTCCATCCATTGAGCGGTGAAGCCTTGCGGCGACATCCACATCTGCATCTTCGGATGGAACTTGCGGATGTTCGCGGTCTGCCGATCGAGCAGGCCGAACATCGCCGACGGCTCCGTGTGCCCGGGATCGCCGCCGGGCACGAAGATCGCGTCGACGCGCGGCAATTGCTTGAGCACGCCTTCCCATTCGGCCACCGCCTTCACGATGCTGGCCTCGGTGGTGTAGTCCTCGTCGAGCGCCGGGTACCACACCCAGACGTCCAGGCCGTATTTGTCGGCAATCCTGGACATCTCGACCATCATCTCCATCTGCGGCCGCGGGAAGTGCGGGCTGTCGGCCGCGTCGTCGGAGCGCGGCGGAATCAGCTCGATCGCGTTGGTGCCGAAGACGGCGAGGTCGCGGATGTACTGTTCCCACTGCGGCGCATCCCATGCGTCGTAGGAGTTGGTCTTGGGGCGATACCCGAGCTGGTGGCCACGCAGGGCCACGACAGGGGTTTCGGTGACGTCGAGCGTCGCCGGCAGGATCACGCGGTCGCGGCCGATCTCCATCGTGCGCAGCAGCCGTCCCACGCCGAAGAGCACGCCGCGCTCGTCGGCGCCGGCGACAACGACGCTGCCGGGCGCGCTGGTGATGCGATAGCCCTCGGGCCCGGGGTCCGCTCCGGTGAGGCGTGACGCCAGGGGGCCCTTGCGGAGCGACGCCAGCCGGCCGACGTGGATGGCGGCACCACCCGCCGATCGATCCGAGACCGTCCATCGTGCATGCGATCGGCGCTGGACCTCCTCGAGCAGCATCGTCGCGGCGACGCGCTCGCGGGGCGTGGCATCAGCGGCCACGACGATGGTGGAGGCGGTGAGATCGAGCGGCTGTGAAGTCGGCGCTTGTGCGAAAGCGGCAGCCGAAAATCCCCCCAGGCAGACAACGAGGACAAGACGTGAGCAGACGGGGGCGAGCATGGACGGTGCCTCCGGAAGGCAAGCGCTGGATGTTATTTGAAAGACGTTCCATTTTTACATCAAGTGTTTTATAAATGGCAACATCTGATTCCCGGGCGGTTCCGAGAATGGGCCGACGGCGTGATGGGCCGGGTTCGGCGAACCGGCCCTACCATCGTCACGGGTCGACCGCTCGTGCCAGGCCCGCTCTTTTGGTAGGGCCGCTCTTTTGGTAGGGCCGCTCTTTTGGTAGGGCCCGCTCTCCGAGCGCGGCCTGCCGAACGCCGAACGCCGCAGGCCCAGGGCCCGAGGCCTGCCGCTGTGACAGAGGACCCATGCCCACACTGACACCCGAACAACTGGCCGCGCTGGCGGCCATCGACAGCCCCACGGTGGCCAACGCCATCGAGCGCTTCAAGGTGCGCCGGCGTGTGGACGGATACGCCGATCGCGACTTGCGGTGCGCATTCCCCGACTACGGCTCGATGCTGGGCTACGCCGTCACCTGCACGGCAGACAGCACCACCGAAGGTCGTCCTGATGGCGCCGGCCTGGTCGGGTTGTGGGCGGCGCTCGAGGCGGCGCCCACGCCCGCGGTGCTCGTGATCAAGGACGTCGGGCCGGATCCGCGCAAGGGCTGCCACATGGGCGAGATCATGGCGACCACGGCGAAGGCGCTCGGGGCTGTGGGATGCGTCTCCGACGCGGGGTTGCGTGACGTCAAGGAGGTCGCGGCGCTCGGCGGCTTCCAGTACTTCTGCCCCGGCTTCGTCGTGTCACACGGCCAGCCGGTGATCCTCGACGTCAACGTGCCCGTGGAGATTCACGGCCTGCCGATCGCACCGGGGGATCTGCTGCACGGCGACGTCAACGGCCTGCTGGTGGTGCCCGACGCCGTTGCGGCCGACGTCGCCGCCGCGTGCGACGAGGTGCGCGCCGACGAGCGGGCGCTGCTCGACCTGATCACCGCGCCTGGTTTTTCAGTCGAGAAACTGCGTCAGTGGAAACTGACGCATTAAGTGCGCGTGAGCGCGGCCGCGGTGTTCGCGGCGGCGTCGCGCACGGCGGCCACGACCTGCTTCTGCATGGCCTTGTCGCGGAGACGCATCTTGGGCATCGACAGGCTGATCGCCGCGATGACGACGCCGTCGGGGCCGGTGATCGGTGCGCCGAAGCAGCAGCCCTCGAGCACACTTTCCTCGGCATCGGTCGAGTAGCCCTGGGTACGCACCCGCTCGTACTCCTGCTTGAGGGCGACCTCGTCGGTGATGGTGTACTCGGTGAACCGGTGCGTGCCGTAGCTCCGGCGAAGGCGCTCGACGACATCATCGGGCAGGTGGGCGGTAATGGCCTTGCCGAGCGAACTGGCATGCGGCGGCAGGATGCGCCCGACGGTGTTCGCCATGCGGATCAGTTGCGGGCTGTCGAGCGTGGCGACCACTTCGATGCGGTTGTCGAATTGCATGGCGAGCGTGATCGTCTCGCCGAATTCGCGGCTGAGCGCCCGCATGTGCGGCATGGCGGCATCGACGAGGTCGGTGACGCGCTTGCCGTCGCCCCACAGGCGCAGGTCGGCGGCCAGGCCGTAGGCACCCTCGGCGGTGCGCTCGACGTAGTTCGAGACCTCGAGGGTATGCAGCAGGCGGAAGACCGAGCTCTTCGCCAGGCCGACGTGGCCGGCGATGTCGGCCAGGCCCAGCGGTTGTTCCTGCTTGCGCAGGATCGCGAGGATGTCGAGCGCGCGCCCGATCACCTTCGAGTAGTACTTGTCGTCGCGCGTACGCGATCCGGTCTTGCGGGCGTGGGCGGCGACGGTGGGTTCGAGACTGCGCGCTGGCATTCGTGTGCCGATATTGTACCGCCCGTGTCCAAAGCCGTCCCCGGGCGGCCATTCGAGGAGTCATGATGCGTCACGTCCTGCTTGCCGGCCTCGCCCTTCTTTCCGTTGCCCTCGGCACCGTTACCGCCTCCGGGCAGGCCACGCCGGCCGACCCGGTGATTACGAAGGTGTTCGGGCCGGAAACGGCAACCGGCCCCTACAAGCACCCCGCGTGCCTGACCGAGTTGTCCAACGGTGACCTGTACCTGGTGTACTACGGCGGGCAGGGTGAGTACGCGCGCGATACGACGGTGTTCGGCTCCCGGCTCCGCAAGGGCGACACGACCTGGAGTGCGCCCGTGGCGCTGGCGAAGGACCCGTTCCGGTCGGTCGGCAACGGCGTCATCTGGCAGGCGCCCGATGGCCTCGTCTGGCTGTTCTACGTGGTCCGTTTCGGTGACACGTGGGGCACCTCGCGTATCCAGGCCAAGGTGTCGCGCGACATGGCGGCGACGTGGTCGGATGCGTTCCCCCTGGTGCTCGAAGCCGGGATGATGGTGCGCAATCGTCCAATCGTGCTGCACGATGGCAGCTACCTGCTGCCGATCTACTTCGAGGACGGCTTCGATACCGAACGTGTCGGCCCGAAGAGCACGTCCCGCTTCCTGCGGTTCGATACGAAGAAGCAGGTCTGGGAGCCGCTCGGCGAGATTCGCTCTGCCAACGGCAACATCCAGCCGGCGGTCGTCGAAATCGCGCCGAACCACCTGATCGCCTATTCGCGTCGCGGCGGCGGCTACGGACCGACCACGGACGGCTGGCTGGTACGCGGCGAATCCACCGATGGCGGCCGGACCTGGGGCGAGGGGCGCAATTCCGCCTTCCCCAACCCGAACTCGGCCGTCGATTTCCTGAAGCTCTCATCGGGGGCGCTGCTGCTGGTCTACAACGACCACATGTGGGAGCGCAGTCCCCTGATGCTGGCCCTTTCCGACGACCAGGATCGGACGTGGCCCGTCAAGAAGGCATTGGCCACGGGCAAGAACAGCTATGCGTACCCGATCGCCTTCCAGGCTCGCGACGGCCGCATCCACGTGGTCTACACCAGCGACGCGCGCAAGGTCATCAACCACGCCGTGGTGACGGAGGACTGGATCAGGGGGAAGTAGGGCAATTTCAGGATTTCATGATTTCAGAATTTCATGGTGGCGTGCCGCGTCGGAGCGATCGGCGAGTGATGGCAGCACCGTCGCGAAATTCCTGAACTTCTTGAAATTCCTGCAATTTCTGGAAGTAGATCGGGCCTTCTGGGGTCTCGGGCCCGCTATACTTCCCGGGTGTCTGCCCCTGCCGTTGCGCTGCACGGCGTGT includes:
- a CDS encoding glycoside hydrolase family 20 zincin-like fold domain-containing protein, giving the protein MLAPVCSRLVLVVCLGGFSAAAFAQAPTSQPLDLTASTIVVAADATPRERVAATMLLEEVQRRSHARWTVSDRSAGGAAIHVGRLASLRKGPLASRLTGADPGPEGYRITSAPGSVVVAGADERGVLFGVGRLLRTMEIGRDRVILPATLDVTETPVVALRGHQLGYRPKTNSYDAWDAPQWEQYIRDLAVFGTNAIELIPPRSDDAADSPHFPRPQMEMMVEMSRIADKYGLDVWVWYPALDEDYTTEASIVKAVAEWEGVLKQLPRVDAIFVPGGDPGHTEPSAMFGLLDRQTANIRKFHPKMQMWMSPQGFTAQWMETFYGLMAKQPAWLTGIVIGPQNRDSLATVRKRIPPQYKLRRYPDITHTIRAEYPVPLWDVAYVRTLDREPINPRPLDQAAVFQRWLAVSPDFLTYSEGCNDDLNKFVWSGLGWNPKGDVRETVRQYARYFVGPTYAEPLSDAIFGLEENWRGPLAGNVGVERTLAKFQAMERTAAPRDLLNWRFQQSLYRAYYDAYVRRRLVQEQAAEVQATSVLTNAAGLGSMAAMAEAERLLAPGTPVAADLRTRVFQLAEALYQSPVHMQLSVPLYRAIAVGRGANLDLIDEPLNDRIWMSEQFAAIRAMSSERERLAALKRLTSWTDPGPGGFYDDLGVADAQPHLVAPPAFREDPGPYHSGLTGFGSLPNWRLSWMSHAEAFYDGALQMKYTGLDPAARYKVRVVYAGDIDSQSVRVRLTADESLEVHGPIAKPSPDAPVEYPIPAAATADGALTLTWRVDEGLGGAGRGNQVAEVWLIKDTTTK
- a CDS encoding RraA family protein; its protein translation is MPTLTPEQLAALAAIDSPTVANAIERFKVRRRVDGYADRDLRCAFPDYGSMLGYAVTCTADSTTEGRPDGAGLVGLWAALEAAPTPAVLVIKDVGPDPRKGCHMGEIMATTAKALGAVGCVSDAGLRDVKEVAALGGFQYFCPGFVVSHGQPVILDVNVPVEIHGLPIAPGDLLHGDVNGLLVVPDAVAADVAAACDEVRADERALLDLITAPGFSVEKLRQWKLTH
- a CDS encoding IclR family transcriptional regulator → MPARSLEPTVAAHARKTGSRTRDDKYYSKVIGRALDILAILRKQEQPLGLADIAGHVGLAKSSVFRLLHTLEVSNYVERTAEGAYGLAADLRLWGDGKRVTDLVDAAMPHMRALSREFGETITLAMQFDNRIEVVATLDSPQLIRMANTVGRILPPHASSLGKAITAHLPDDVVERLRRSYGTHRFTEYTITDEVALKQEYERVRTQGYSTDAEESVLEGCCFGAPITGPDGVVIAAISLSMPKMRLRDKAMQKQVVAAVRDAAANTAAALTRT
- a CDS encoding sialidase family protein; translated protein: MMRHVLLAGLALLSVALGTVTASGQATPADPVITKVFGPETATGPYKHPACLTELSNGDLYLVYYGGQGEYARDTTVFGSRLRKGDTTWSAPVALAKDPFRSVGNGVIWQAPDGLVWLFYVVRFGDTWGTSRIQAKVSRDMAATWSDAFPLVLEAGMMVRNRPIVLHDGSYLLPIYFEDGFDTERVGPKSTSRFLRFDTKKQVWEPLGEIRSANGNIQPAVVEIAPNHLIAYSRRGGGYGPTTDGWLVRGESTDGGRTWGEGRNSAFPNPNSAVDFLKLSSGALLLVYNDHMWERSPLMLALSDDQDRTWPVKKALATGKNSYAYPIAFQARDGRIHVVYTSDARKVINHAVVTEDWIRGK